Proteins from a single region of Desulforegula conservatrix Mb1Pa:
- a CDS encoding flagellar biosynthesis anti-sigma factor FlgM, with product MAINNIGEKIFLKDLSGSKYSDGVRKKTSDTPKESSKTDTVSLSSDSRDMLVAREAVSAADMTPVADPAREEKVSKLRTMYLSDQYKVEPDKIAEKLIGTHLSEIV from the coding sequence ATGGCTATTAACAACATAGGCGAAAAAATATTTCTAAAGGATCTGTCAGGATCAAAATATTCAGATGGTGTCAGAAAAAAGACCTCTGATACTCCTAAAGAATCTTCAAAAACTGACACGGTAAGCCTGTCAAGCGACTCAAGAGACATGCTTGTCGCAAGGGAAGCCGTGAGTGCGGCTGATATGACTCCTGTAGCCGATCCTGCGCGCGAAGAAAAAGTATCCAAGCTGCGGACCATGTATCTTAGCGACCAGTATAAGGTTGAGCCTGATAAAATTGCCGAAAAGCTCATAGGTACCCACCTGAGTGAGATTGTTTAA
- the hisF gene encoding imidazole glycerol phosphate synthase subunit HisF, which produces MLSKRIIPCLDVREGRTTKGIKFMNNVDIGDPVDMARMYYEEGADEIVFYDITASHEKRGIMIDVVRRVAETIFIPFSVGGGIRTVSDMRDVLLAGAEKVSVNSAAVLNPDIISEGADAFGNQCIVLGMDVKNVSKSEKFPSGYEVVINGGRKHMGMDALEWALRGEFLGAGEICLNSIDADGMKTGYDLEITSLISRSVRIPVIASGGAGIPQHLAEVLTEGSADAALIASMVHYGDYTVPQIKNYLDEKGVRVRRNW; this is translated from the coding sequence ATGCTAAGCAAAAGAATCATACCGTGTCTTGATGTGAGGGAAGGCAGGACAACCAAGGGCATCAAGTTCATGAACAACGTGGACATAGGCGATCCCGTCGACATGGCGCGTATGTATTATGAAGAAGGCGCCGACGAGATTGTGTTTTATGATATAACCGCTTCCCATGAAAAACGCGGCATAATGATAGATGTGGTAAGACGTGTCGCTGAGACAATATTTATTCCTTTTTCAGTAGGCGGAGGAATACGTACAGTTTCGGACATGCGCGACGTACTTCTTGCCGGAGCTGAAAAAGTTAGTGTTAATTCTGCGGCAGTTCTTAATCCTGATATCATTTCTGAAGGAGCTGATGCTTTCGGTAACCAGTGCATAGTTCTTGGTATGGATGTGAAAAATGTTAGCAAGAGCGAGAAATTTCCTTCAGGATATGAGGTTGTAATAAACGGTGGCAGAAAGCATATGGGCATGGATGCCCTGGAATGGGCTCTGCGGGGAGAATTTCTCGGGGCAGGGGAGATCTGTCTCAACTCCATAGATGCAGATGGCATGAAAACCGGGTATGATCTTGAGATTACTTCCCTTATTTCAAGAAGTGTACGCATTCCTGTAATTGCTTCAGGAGGCGCCGGGATTCCCCAGCATCTTGCGGAAGTTCTTACTGAAGGCTCTGCTGATGCTGCTCTTATAGCTTCTATGGTTCATTACGGCGATTATACTGTCCCGCAGATAAAAAATTATCTGGATGAGAAGGGTGTAAGAGTACGCAGGAACTGGTAG
- the hisH gene encoding imidazole glycerol phosphate synthase subunit HisH has translation MITIIDYEAGNLTSVARAISNIGESFEITREPSKIMDAERVIFPGVGAAGSAMESLIKLGLDSAIRDFLSTGRPLMGICLGTQIITEYSEENDTPCLGLIKGRVTRFPGDMPSENGGVLKVPQMGWNKIKIKKAHPVLEGLNADDEFYFVHGYYPQAADPSHVLAETEYGIVFSSVMGFENLVATQFHPEKSGRPGLRILKNFCGWKPC, from the coding sequence ATGATAACAATAATAGATTATGAAGCTGGTAACCTGACAAGTGTTGCAAGGGCGATATCAAATATTGGCGAGTCTTTTGAAATAACGCGGGAACCATCTAAAATAATGGACGCCGAAAGGGTCATATTCCCTGGAGTCGGAGCCGCAGGTTCTGCCATGGAAAGCCTGATTAAATTAGGTCTTGATTCGGCCATTCGGGATTTTCTGTCAACAGGAAGGCCTTTGATGGGAATATGCCTTGGTACCCAGATAATCACCGAATACAGCGAGGAAAATGATACCCCTTGTCTTGGTCTTATAAAGGGAAGGGTGACAAGATTTCCTGGCGACATGCCTTCTGAGAACGGGGGCGTTCTTAAAGTTCCTCAGATGGGCTGGAACAAAATAAAAATAAAGAAAGCCCATCCTGTCCTTGAAGGTCTTAATGCTGATGACGAGTTTTATTTTGTTCACGGATATTATCCCCAGGCTGCGGACCCTTCCCATGTTCTTGCCGAGACAGAATATGGAATAGTTTTTTCGTCTGTGATGGGTTTTGAAAATCTTGTGGCGACCCAGTTTCATCCTGAAAAGAGCGGACGGCCTGGGCTTAGAATACTTAAGAATTTCTGCGGGTGGAAACCATGCTAA